A portion of the Cyanobacteriota bacterium genome contains these proteins:
- a CDS encoding GNAT family N-acetyltransferase produces the protein MIRICKLVYPDVQAYTAVMLLAQINNFGQGQFLAEYEGRVIGFCSTFIIDEKEILKKHSWKEITGNGYASRHNPKGDVLYGMEVCVDPEFRGQRIGQRLYSERQRLCEKLKLKGIVFGARMADLGKKIKKFKTPENYLQSVVEKKTRDSTISFQIRNGFEILGIIDNYLPRDNDSHGYAVHMIWHNPKYQAELVTGQSVSIPKKVVRVATVQYQQRKVESFEHLDTYV, from the coding sequence TTGATCCGTATTTGCAAATTGGTTTATCCTGATGTGCAAGCTTATACTGCTGTGATGTTGCTTGCACAGATTAATAATTTTGGACAAGGGCAGTTCCTTGCTGAATACGAGGGACGCGTAATAGGTTTCTGTTCTACTTTTATTATTGATGAAAAAGAGATTCTTAAAAAGCATAGCTGGAAAGAAATAACTGGCAATGGTTATGCTTCTAGGCATAATCCCAAGGGAGATGTGCTTTATGGCATGGAGGTTTGTGTTGATCCAGAGTTTAGAGGGCAACGTATCGGTCAAAGACTCTACAGTGAGAGACAAAGATTATGCGAAAAACTGAAGCTCAAGGGTATTGTCTTTGGTGCAAGAATGGCTGACCTTGGCAAGAAGATCAAAAAGTTTAAGACTCCTGAGAACTATCTTCAATCGGTAGTAGAAAAAAAGACAAGAGACTCAACTATCTCTTTTCAAATCCGCAATGGTTTTGAAATATTGGGGATCATTGATAATTATTTGCCAAGAGATAATGACTCACATGGTTATGCAGTACATATGATTTGGCATAATCCTAAGTATCAAGCTGAATTGGTGACAGGTCAATCTGTTTCAATACCCAAAAAAGTTGTGCGAGTTGCTACTGTGCAATATCAACAACGAAAAGTCGAATCATTTGAGCATCTCGATACATATGT